CCCTCATTGTTGCCCTCCTCCTCCGTGTCCCTCATTGTTGCCCTCCTCCTCCGTGTCCCCTCATCGTTGCCCTCCTCCTCCGTTTCCTCTCATCGTTGCCCTCCTCCTCCGTTTCCTCTCATCGTTGCCCTCCTCCTCCGTTTCCTCTCATCGTTGCCCTCCTCCTCCGTTTCCTCTCATCGTTGCCCTCCTCCTCCGCTTCCCTCATCGTTGCCCTCCTCCTCCGTTTCCTCTCATCGTTGCCCTCCTCCTCCGCTTCCCCTCATCGTTGCCCTCCTCCTCCGTTTCCCTCTCATCGTtgcccctcctccctccgttTCCTCCTCGTCCATGTTGCCCTCCTCCTCCGTTTCCTCTCATCGTTGCCCTCCTCCCTCCGTTTCCTCTCGTCGTTGCCCTCCTCCTCCGCTTCCCTCTCGCTGTTTGCCCTCCCTCCTCCGTTTCCTCTTATCGTTGCCCTCCTCCTCCGCTTCCCCTCATCGTTGCCCTCCTCCTCCGTTTCCCCTCATCGTTGCCCTCCTCCTCCGTTTCCCCTCATCGTTGCCCTCCTCCTCCGTTTCCCCTCATcgttgccctcctcctcctcctcctattgaAGGCTATGATTAATGTTGTTGTAGATGGTTAGTGTACATGGGGGAGATCTCAGACAACTCtaacccctgctctctctccatctctcaattcaatttcaatttaagggctttattggcatgggaaaaatatgttaacattgccaaagcaagtgaagtagacaataaacaaaaatataataaaaatgaacagtaaacattacactcacagaagttccaaaagaataaagacatttcaaatgtcatattatgtatatatacagtgttctctctctctctctctctctccctctctctcctcctccctctccctctctctctctcctcctccctctccctctccagaacTCTTATGGGCGTTTTCCTCTTGGATGCGAGGATCTGTTCAGGCGGAAACAGGAGCAGTGGGCACACCATCACCACGGCAACGTGAACAGGCCCCTCCCAGTCCTCCCCGTCTTCACCGTGAGACTTTGGTGCAGAGGTACGTAGGCCTGCATGTACACAGAGTGTGTTTGTACATCCGTTGTGAGTCACGAccatagaacgagagagagagagggagagagagggacagggagagagacgaacagggagagaggcagagggggagaggttagagagggagagagggagagagacggacagggaaagacagacagggagagagggagagagaaggacacggagagagagaaggacacggagagagagacggacacggagagagagacggacagggagagagaaggacagggagagagacggacagggagagagacggagagggagagagaaggacagggagagagggagagagatggacaggaagcgagaggaagagacggacagtgagagagacggacagtgagagagacggacagtgagagagacggacagggagagagacggacagggagagagacggacagggagagagacggacagggagagagacggacagggagagagatggacagggagagagacggacagggagagagacggacagggagagagaggaagagacggacagggagagagaggaagagacggacagggagagagaggaagagacggacagggagagagaaggacagagagagagaggaagagacggacagggagagagacggacagggagagagacggacagggagagagacagagagggagagagaaggacagggagagagggagagagatggacaggaagcgagaggaagagacggacagggagagagacggacagggagagagaggaagagacggacagggagagagaaggacagggagagagaggaagagacggacagggagagagaagtacagggagagagaggaagagacggacagggagagagaggaagagacggacagggagagagaaggacagggagagagaggacagggagagagaatatcaggagagagaaggacaggagacgGACAGGAGATCGGacaggagagagacggacaggagAGAGATCGGGAGAGACGACCTgacaggagagagactgacaggagagagacagagagggagagagaaggacaggagagagggagagagatggacaggaagcgagaggaagagacggacagggagagagactgacagggagagagacggacagggagagagaaggacagggagagagaggaagagacggacagggagagagaagtacagggagagagaggaagagacggacagggagagagaggaagagacggacagggagagagaaggacagggagagagaggaagagacggacagggagagaggaagagacggacagggagagagaaggacagggagagagaggaagagactgacagggagagagaggaagagaaggacagggagagagaaggacagggagagaaggacagggagagacggagagagaaggacagggagagagggagagagatggacaggaagcgagaggaagagacggacagtgagagagacggacagtgagagagacggacagggagagagacggacagggagagagacggacagggagagagacggacagggagagagacggacagggagagagaggaagagacggacagggagagagaaggacagggagagaaaggaagagacggacagggagagagaggaagagacggacagggagagagaaggacagggagaggaagagacggacagggagagagaggaagagacggacagagagagagaaggacagggagagagaggaagagacggacagggagagagaggaagagacggacagggagagagacggacagggagagagaaagacagggagagtgagggagagacgaacagggagagagagggagagacggacagggagagagagagacagacagagagagagagagatggacagggagagagagggagagacggacaggtagagaaagggagagacagagagagagaaagacagacagagagagagagagacggacagggagagagagggagagacggacagggagagagagggagagacggacagggagaaagagggagagacggacagggagagaaagggagagagaatgacagacagagagaaagagagacgaacagggagagagagggagagacggacagggtacttccggcgccgacagaaatggccgcctcgcttcgctttcctaggaaactatgcagtttttttgttttttttacgtgttattttatcactgcactgtcggaactagaagcacaagcatttcgctacactcgcattaacatttgctaaccatgtgtatgtgacaaataaaattgatttgatttgggagagagagggagagatggacagggagagaaagacagagagaaagaaagaaagagagacgaacagggagagaaaaggagagagagagaaagacagagagaagaggaccgggagagagagaaacgttGTGTATAGCACAAGTATAAAAGGCATACTGTAATCAGTTTTCTCCACTCTGGTGCCCATGAAATCAAGGTAAAGAATGCTGACTTATACAGTATTGTATGTTGTTGTGTGTGCTTTTGATTCTGGCCCAAAAGCTGTGTTGAATCCAAAGCTATTTTAGACTGTGACTGTTGCTTGGCAACTGGTAGCTACAGCATAGAGTCTCAGTTTGTGTTTGGGAGTCCTCATAACTCCTCTCCCCctattctctctgtcccccccatccccatccctccattattttccccctccctctcttctctctcctccatttcaattcaatttaatttaAAGGGCTTTATTGTCTTAGGAaacgtatgtttacattgccaaagcaagacgaatagataataaacaaagtgaaattaacaataaaaaatgtacagtaaacattacacctacaaaagttccaaaagaataaagacatttcaaatgtgtgtctctctctctctctctggctatctgttctctctttccctcgtcccctctttctctttccctctctctctcgttctttctttcggtctatctttctttctctctctctagcatgaTGACGGTGGTGGTGGTCAGTGTATGAACTGTAAGTTCCGTGGAGAGGAGAATCTGTCCCACTACTCTCCCTGGTCCTGTGGAACCATCAGTACCTGCATCAGCCCCTTTGAACCAGAGTATCACAAGGCCTCAGCTCACTCCCGCTCCGAAAACTTAGTGGGTCTCACAACATGCCTTCTTAATTCAACCAAACtgccacacagacacatatagatcctACAGAACATAACAATATAGTCTAGCATCACATGACAAATTAGACAATTACTGTGACATTATCTACACTAACAAATGAAAATGTCTATGTTTTCTACTAATGCTTTGTCTTTCAGGAAGTAGACAAAGGTGAAAGGACGCGGTGGCTACACACGTTTGAGCCCTACCGCCGTCTGAAAGACGAGGACCCCAGCATACCGTTTGAGACCTACCGCCGTCTGAAAGACGAGGACCCCAGCATACCGTTTGAAACCTACCGCCGTCTGAAAGACGAGGACCCCAGCATACCGTTTGAGCCCTACCGCCGTCTGAAAGACGAGGACCCCAGCATACCGTTTGAGCCCTACCGCCGTCTGAAAGACGAGGACCCCAGCATACCGTTTGAAACCTACCGCCGTCTGAAAGACGAGGACCCCAGCATACCGTTTGAAACCTACCGCCGTCTGAAAGACGAGGACCCCAGCATACCGTTTGAGCCCTACCGCCGTCTGAAAGACGAGGACCCCAGCATACCATTTGATCCCTACTGCCGTCTGAAAGACGAGGACCCCAGCATACCGTTTGAAACCTACCGCCATCTGAAAGACGAGGACCCCAGCATACCGTTTGAAACCTACCGCCGTCTGAAGACGAGACCCCAACATACCATTTTGAAACCTACCGCCGTCCTGAAGACGGGGACCCCAACATACCGTTTGAGCCCTACCGCCGTCTCAAAGCGAGGACCCAGCATACCGTTTGAAGGGCCCATCATACCGTTTGGAGAAGGGCCTATCATCTCCAAATGCGGGGTGATATCCAGCCCTCCGTACAGGATGCCACACCACCGACCCGGTCCAGGTACAGCCTGCCAGGAAACAACAGCACCATCCCCATCAACTTTGGGGGGtgaggggatgggggaggaagaTGGGCGTTGGGTTCAaatgtaaaggaataaagtcttATTATCCTCTCTTATTTATGTTTTATATATCCTATCTATGACTAGTTATGTCTCTGATTTACTGTGAAATGACAGCAGAAGAAAGAATTGTTATTCCTAGTTCATTTCTCTTTCAGATATGCTAGTTTTAGGACCAGCTGTAGTCTAGCACAGAGCAGAATCCtcttaacattttattttattcctttatttaactaggcaagtcagttaagaacaaattcttattttcaatgacggcctaggaacagtgggttaactgcctgttcaggggcagaacaacagatttgtaccttgtcagctcgggggtttgtacttgcaaccttccggttactagtccaacgctctaaccactaggctaccctgccgccccaacatgtGTTTTAGGACCGGCTGCTAGGCTAGCACAGAGCAGAATCCTCTTAACATGTGTTTTAGTACCAGCTGCTAGGCTAGCACAGAGCAGAATCCTCTGAACATGTGTTTTAGGACCAGCTGCTAGGCTAGCACAAAGCAGAATCCTCTTAACATGTGTTTTGGACTGGCTGCTAGGCAAGCACAGAGCAGAATCCTCTAAACATGTGTTTTAGGCCCAGCTGCTAGGCTAGCACAGAGCAGAATCCTCTAAACATGTGTTTTAGGACCAGCTGCTAGGCTAGCACAGAGCAGAATCCTCTTAACATGTGTTTTAGGACCAGCTGCTAGGCTAGCACAGAGCAGAATCCTCTTAACATGTGTTTTAGGACCAGCTGCTAGGCTAGCACAGAGCAGAATCCTCTTAACATGTGTTTTAGGACCGGCTGCTAGGCTAGCACAGAGCAGAATCCTCTTAACATGTGTTTTATGACCGGCTGCTAGGCTAGCACAGAGCAGAATCCTCTAAACATGTGTTTTAGGACCGGCTGCTAGGCTAGCACAGAGCAGAATCCTCTAAACATTTGTTTTAGGACCGGCTGCTAGGCTAGCACAGAGCAGAATCCTCGAAACATGTGTTTTAGGACCAGCTGCTAGGCTAGCACAGAGCAGAATCCTCTTAACATGTGTTTTAGGACCAGCTGCTAGGCTAGCACAGAGCAGAATCCTCTTAACATGTGTTTTAGGACCGGCTGCTAGGCTAGCACAGAGCAGAATCCTCTTAACATGTGTTTTAGGACCGGCTGCTAGGCTAGCACAGAGCAGAATCCTCGAAACATGTGTTTTAGGACCAGCTGCTAGGCTAGCACAGAGCAGAATCCTCTTAACATGTGTTTTAGGACCAGCTGCTAGGCTAGCACAGAGCAGAATCCTCTTAACATGTGTTTTAGGACCGGCTGCTAGGCTAGCACAGAGCAGAATCCTCTAAACATGTGTTTTAGGACCGGCTGCTAGGCTAGCACAGAGCAGAATCCTCGAAACATGTGTTTTAGGACCGGCTGCTAGGCTAGTACAGAGCAGAATCCTCTAAACATGTGTTTTA
This region of Oncorhynchus gorbuscha isolate QuinsamMale2020 ecotype Even-year unplaced genomic scaffold, OgorEven_v1.0 Un_scaffold_14168, whole genome shotgun sequence genomic DNA includes:
- the LOC124030701 gene encoding protein app1-like, with the translated sequence MNCKFRGEENLSHYSPWSCGTISTCISPFEPEYHKASAHSRSENLEVDKGERTRWLHTFEPYRRLKDEDPSIPFETYRRLKDEDPSIPFETYRRLKDEDPSIPFEPYRRLKDEDPSIPFEPYRRLKDEDPSIPFETYRRLKDEDPSIPFETYRRLKDEDPSIPFEPYRRLKDEDPSIPFDPYCRLKDEDPSIPFETYRHLKDEDPSIPFETYRRLKTRPQHTILKPTAVLKTGTPTYRLSPTAVSKRGPSIPFEGPIIPFGEGPIISKCGVISSPPYRMPHHRPGP